The following DNA comes from Phytohabitans rumicis.
TCGACCTGCCCCGCGGCGCGGCTGCCGGCGTGTCGGCCCGACTCGCCGAAGTGGCGGCCGGCCTGAACGTCGAGGTGACGCTCCGCCCGGCGGAGACGGATGTGCTGTGAGTGACGCGCTCCAGGACTGGACGCCGGAGGCGCTCGGCGAGGGTGGCGTACGCCCCGTGGTCGCGGCGCCGGACCCGGTGCTGAGCCGGCCCAGCGCCGAGGTCGACCCCACCGACCCCGAGGTGGTACGGCTCGCGGCCGACCTCGTGGCCACGATGCGCGTCTCGCCGGGCTGCGTCGGTCTGGCGGCGCCCCAGGTCGGCGTGGCGGCGCAGCTTTTCGCGGTCGACGTGACGGGGCACCCGAAGGCGGTGACCGTGCACGGCGTGTTCGCCCTGTGCAACGCGAA
Coding sequences within:
- a CDS encoding peptide deformylase; this encodes MSDALQDWTPEALGEGGVRPVVAAPDPVLSRPSAEVDPTDPEVVRLAADLVATMRVSPGCVGLAAPQVGVAAQLFAVDVTGHPKAVTVHGVFALCNAKIIEASRLRPGREGCMSVPDLTGDVKRASRLVVEGTLPGTGALVRLSTDAFEARALQHEIDHCAGLLFLDRVAGAHAIYPRKVYL